Genomic window (Puniceicoccus vermicola):
GTCATTTCGCGTGCCTTGACGTCATTTCGCGTGCCTGACGTCATTTCGCGTGCCCCAAGATCACCGCCTCCTGACCAAGGAGCAACCCATTCACCGTCAGGATGTCACTTCTACCTCTGCGCTCACCGGGAAGGCGCACAAGATTCACGAACAAGAGTTAGCGAGCACCCTCGAGCAACTTTACGAAAAAAATCGACGGGCGACCTATCGCCCTTGTGGATTCCCTTCTCAAATCCGTTGCATTCGCCGGGTGGCGGTCAGAAGCCCGATTATTCCGGCGCAAATCAAGGCTGAGGTCGCCGGCTCGGGGACGGCGGCCACCTGCAAATAAACCTGATCATTCGCCCAGTTCCACTTATACGTGCCAGGAACGAGCCAAAGGGTGGATAAGGACTGGTTCGGAAAGCTTCCGCTGAAATTCAAAATCGTTGCCCCCGCGTAATCCGCAGGAAGCATGAGCTGGTCCTCATCGATCACGAAAAAATCCCCCGTAGCGGCATTGGGAACTTCCGCGGAAACCGAAATGTCGTTCCCAAAATTGGATGGGCCATAGAGAAATCCTGTATAGACTTGGATGTTCCCGACGACGGCGTTTGAGAATTCCGGCTGGCTCGAGTCAATGCTCGAAAGATTGAGGGTGTTGTTGTTCGTGTAGGTCGTCACTGGCGTCAGGCCGGTGAGATCAAGCTGACCCGAACCGGAATAAACGACATCCGGTCCGACCTGTTCGACAAGGATCGTCACCACTCCCCACGCCGAACTTCCGACCGTCGCTAGGGCCGTGACAAAAAGGCAACGCAAGACTCTCATGAGACTCTCTTCAAATCGTCAGTAAGAGACAGTGTCAATGTCATGACTGATTGGAAATTCGATTCGAAACGGTTTCACGGATTGGTAAGGT
Coding sequences:
- a CDS encoding PEP-CTERM sorting domain-containing protein (PEP-CTERM proteins occur, often in large numbers, in the proteomes of bacteria that also encode an exosortase, a predicted intramembrane cysteine proteinase. The presence of a PEP-CTERM domain at a protein's C-terminus predicts cleavage within the sorting domain, followed by covalent anchoring to some some component of the (usually Gram-negative) cell surface. Many PEP-CTERM proteins exhibit an unusual sequence composition that includes large numbers of potential glycosylation sites. Expression of one such protein has been shown restore the ability of a bacterium to form floc, a type of biofilm.), with translation MRVLRCLFVTALATVGSSAWGVVTILVEQVGPDVVYSGSGQLDLTGLTPVTTYTNNNTLNLSSIDSSQPEFSNAVVGNIQVYTGFLYGPSNFGNDISVSAEVPNAATGDFFVIDEDQLMLPADYAGATILNFSGSFPNQSLSTLWLVPGTYKWNWANDQVYLQVAAVPEPATSALICAGIIGLLTATRRMQRI